The following proteins come from a genomic window of Macaca thibetana thibetana isolate TM-01 chromosome 15, ASM2454274v1, whole genome shotgun sequence:
- the NSMF gene encoding NMDA receptor synaptonuclear signaling and neuronal migration factor isoform X4, with amino-acid sequence MGAAASRRRALRSEAMSSVAAKVRAARAFGEYLSQSHPENRNGADHLLADAYSGHDGSPEMQPAPQNKRRLSLVSNGCYEGSLSEEPGIRKPAGEGPQPRVYTISGEPALLPSPEAEAIELAVVKGRRQRHPHHHSQPLRASPGGSREDVSRPCQSWAGSRQGSKECPGCAQLAPGPTPRAFGLDQPPLPETSGRRKKLERMYSVDRVSDDIPIRTWFPKENLFSFQTATTTMQAVFRGYAERKRRKRENDSASVIQRNFRKHLRMVGSRRVKAQTFAERRERSFSRSWSDPTPMKADTSHDSRDSSDLQSSHCTLDEAFEDLDWDTEKGLEAVACDTEGFVPPKVMLISSKVPKAEYIPTIIRRDDPSIIPILYDHEHATFEDILEEIERKLNVYHKGAKIWKMLIFCQGGPGHLYLLKNKVATFAKVEKEEDMIHFWKRLSRLMSKVNPEPNVIHIMGCYILGNPNGEKLFQNLRTLMTPYRVTFESPLELSAQGKQMIETYFDFRLYRLWKSRQHSKLLDFDDVL; translated from the exons ATGGGCGCCGCCGCCTCCAGGAGGAGGGCGCTGAGGAGCGAGGCCATGTCCTCGGTGGCGGCCAAAGTGCG AGCAGCTCGAGCGTTTGGAGAGTACCTGTCCCAGAGTCACCCTGAGAACCGCAACGGCGCAG ATCACCTGCTGGCTGATGCCTACTCTGGCCACGACGGGTCCCCCGAGATGCAGCCGGCCCCCCAGAACAAGCGCCGCCTGTCCCTCGTCTCCAACGGCTGCTACGAGGGCAGCCTCTCAGAGGAGCCCGGCATTAGGAAGCCCGCAGGCGAGGGCCCCCAGCCTCGAGTGTACACCATCTCTGGGGAGCCTGCCCTGCTGCCCAGCCCCGAGGCGGAGGCCATTGAGCTGGCGGTGGTGAAGGGGCGGCGGCAGCGGCACCctcaccaccacagccagcccctGCGCGCCAGCCCTGGCGGCAGCCGGGAGGATGTCAGCAGGCCCTGCCAGAGCTGGGCTGGCAGCCGCCAGGGCTCCAAGGAATGCCCCGGATGTGCACAGCTGGCTCCTGGCCCCACCCCTCGGGCCTTTGGTCTGGACCAGCCGCCTCTGCCTGAGACCTCTGGCCGCCGCAAGAAGCTGGAGAGGATGTACAGTGTTGACCGTGTGTCTG aCGACATCCCCATTCGTACCTGGTTCCCCAAGGAAAATCTTTTCAGCTTCCAGACAGCAACCACAACTATGCAAGC GGTGTTCAGGGGCTACGCGGAGAGGAAGCGCCGGAAACGGGAGAATGATTCCGCGTCTGTAATCCAGAG GAACTTCCGCAAACACCTGCGCATGGTCGGCAGCCGGAGGGTGAAGGCCCAGA CGTTCGCTGAGCGGCGCGAGCGGAGCTTCAGCCGGTCCTGGAGCGACCCCACCCCCATGAAAGCCGATACTTCCCACGACTCCCGAGACA GCAGTGACCTGCAGAGCTCCCACTGCACGCTGGACGAGGCCTTCGAGGACCTGGACTGGGACACAGAGAAGGGCCTGGAGGCCGTGGCGTGCGACACCGAGGGCTTCGTGCCACCAAAGGTCATG CTCATTTCCTCCAAGGTGCCCAAGGCTGAGTACATCCCCACCATCATCCGCCGGGACGACCCCTCCATCATCCCCATCCTCTAC GACCATGAGCACGCAACCTTCGAGGACATCCTTG AGGAGATAGAGAGGAAGCTGAATGTCTACCACAAGGGAGCCAAGATCTGGAAGATGCTGATTTTCTGCCAG GGAGGCCCTGGACACCTCTATCTGCTCAAGAACAAGGTGGCCACCTTTGCCAaagtggagaaggaagaggacATGATTCA CTTCTGGAAGCGGCTGAGCCGCCTGATGAGTAAAGTGAACCCAGAGCCGAACGTCATCCACATCATGGGCTGCTACATTCTGGGGAACCCCAATGGGGAGAAG CTGTTCCAGAACCTCAGGACCCTCATGACTCCTTATAGGGTCACCTTCGAGTCACCCCTGGAGCTCTCAGCCCAAG GGAAGCAGATGATCGAGACGTACTTTGACTTCCGGCTGTATCGCCTTTGGAAGAGCCGCCAGCACTCGAAGCTGCTGGACTTTGACGACGTCTTGTGA
- the NSMF gene encoding NMDA receptor synaptonuclear signaling and neuronal migration factor isoform X8, whose translation MGAAASRRRALRSEAMSSVAAKVRAARAFGEYLSQSHPENRNGADHLLADAYSGHDGSPEMQPAPQNKRRLSLVSNGCYEGSLSEEPGIRKPAGEGPQPRVYTISGEPALLPSPEAEAIELAVVKGRRQRHPHHHSQPLRASPGGSREDVSRPCQSWAGSRQGSKECPGCAQLAPGPTPRAFGLDQPPLPETSGRRKKLERMYSVDRVSDDIPIRTWFPKENLFSFQTATTTMQAISVFRGYAERKRRKRENDSASVIQRNFRKHLRMVGSRRVKAQSSDLQSSHCTLDEAFEDLDWDTEKGLEAVACDTEGFVPPKVMLISSKVPKAEYIPTIIRRDDPSIIPILYDHEHATFEDILEEIERKLNVYHKGAKIWKMLIFCQGGPGHLYLLKNKVATFAKVEKEEDMIHFWKRLSRLMSKVNPEPNVIHIMGCYILGNPNGEKLFQNLRTLMTPYRVTFESPLELSAQGKQMIETYFDFRLYRLWKSRQHSKLLDFDDVL comes from the exons ATGGGCGCCGCCGCCTCCAGGAGGAGGGCGCTGAGGAGCGAGGCCATGTCCTCGGTGGCGGCCAAAGTGCG AGCAGCTCGAGCGTTTGGAGAGTACCTGTCCCAGAGTCACCCTGAGAACCGCAACGGCGCAG ATCACCTGCTGGCTGATGCCTACTCTGGCCACGACGGGTCCCCCGAGATGCAGCCGGCCCCCCAGAACAAGCGCCGCCTGTCCCTCGTCTCCAACGGCTGCTACGAGGGCAGCCTCTCAGAGGAGCCCGGCATTAGGAAGCCCGCAGGCGAGGGCCCCCAGCCTCGAGTGTACACCATCTCTGGGGAGCCTGCCCTGCTGCCCAGCCCCGAGGCGGAGGCCATTGAGCTGGCGGTGGTGAAGGGGCGGCGGCAGCGGCACCctcaccaccacagccagcccctGCGCGCCAGCCCTGGCGGCAGCCGGGAGGATGTCAGCAGGCCCTGCCAGAGCTGGGCTGGCAGCCGCCAGGGCTCCAAGGAATGCCCCGGATGTGCACAGCTGGCTCCTGGCCCCACCCCTCGGGCCTTTGGTCTGGACCAGCCGCCTCTGCCTGAGACCTCTGGCCGCCGCAAGAAGCTGGAGAGGATGTACAGTGTTGACCGTGTGTCTG aCGACATCCCCATTCGTACCTGGTTCCCCAAGGAAAATCTTTTCAGCTTCCAGACAGCAACCACAACTATGCAAGC CATCTC GGTGTTCAGGGGCTACGCGGAGAGGAAGCGCCGGAAACGGGAGAATGATTCCGCGTCTGTAATCCAGAG GAACTTCCGCAAACACCTGCGCATGGTCGGCAGCCGGAGGGTGAAGGCCCAGA GCAGTGACCTGCAGAGCTCCCACTGCACGCTGGACGAGGCCTTCGAGGACCTGGACTGGGACACAGAGAAGGGCCTGGAGGCCGTGGCGTGCGACACCGAGGGCTTCGTGCCACCAAAGGTCATG CTCATTTCCTCCAAGGTGCCCAAGGCTGAGTACATCCCCACCATCATCCGCCGGGACGACCCCTCCATCATCCCCATCCTCTAC GACCATGAGCACGCAACCTTCGAGGACATCCTTG AGGAGATAGAGAGGAAGCTGAATGTCTACCACAAGGGAGCCAAGATCTGGAAGATGCTGATTTTCTGCCAG GGAGGCCCTGGACACCTCTATCTGCTCAAGAACAAGGTGGCCACCTTTGCCAaagtggagaaggaagaggacATGATTCA CTTCTGGAAGCGGCTGAGCCGCCTGATGAGTAAAGTGAACCCAGAGCCGAACGTCATCCACATCATGGGCTGCTACATTCTGGGGAACCCCAATGGGGAGAAG CTGTTCCAGAACCTCAGGACCCTCATGACTCCTTATAGGGTCACCTTCGAGTCACCCCTGGAGCTCTCAGCCCAAG GGAAGCAGATGATCGAGACGTACTTTGACTTCCGGCTGTATCGCCTTTGGAAGAGCCGCCAGCACTCGAAGCTGCTGGACTTTGACGACGTCTTGTGA
- the NSMF gene encoding NMDA receptor synaptonuclear signaling and neuronal migration factor isoform X5 has product MGAAASRRRALRSEAMSSVAAKVRAARAFGEYLSQSHPENRNGADHLLADAYSGHDGSPEMQPAPQNKRRLSLVSNGCYEGSLSEEPGIRKPAGEGPQPRVYTISGEPALLPSPEAEAIELAVVKGRRQRHPHHHSQPLRASPGGSREDVSRPCQSWAGSRQGSKECPGCAQLAPGPTPRAFGLDQPPLPETSGRRKKLERMYSVDRVSDDIPIRTWFPKENLFSFQTATTTMQANFRKHLRMVGSRRVKAQTFAERRERSFSRSWSDPTPMKADTSHDSRDSSDLQSSHCTLDEAFEDLDWDTEKGLEAVACDTEGFVPPKVMLISSKVPKAEYIPTIIRRDDPSIIPILYDHEHATFEDILEEIERKLNVYHKGAKIWKMLIFCQGGPGHLYLLKNKVATFAKVEKEEDMIHFWKRLSRLMSKVNPEPNVIHIMGCYILGNPNGEKLFQNLRTLMTPYRVTFESPLELSAQGKQMIETYFDFRLYRLWKSRQHSKLLDFDDVL; this is encoded by the exons ATGGGCGCCGCCGCCTCCAGGAGGAGGGCGCTGAGGAGCGAGGCCATGTCCTCGGTGGCGGCCAAAGTGCG AGCAGCTCGAGCGTTTGGAGAGTACCTGTCCCAGAGTCACCCTGAGAACCGCAACGGCGCAG ATCACCTGCTGGCTGATGCCTACTCTGGCCACGACGGGTCCCCCGAGATGCAGCCGGCCCCCCAGAACAAGCGCCGCCTGTCCCTCGTCTCCAACGGCTGCTACGAGGGCAGCCTCTCAGAGGAGCCCGGCATTAGGAAGCCCGCAGGCGAGGGCCCCCAGCCTCGAGTGTACACCATCTCTGGGGAGCCTGCCCTGCTGCCCAGCCCCGAGGCGGAGGCCATTGAGCTGGCGGTGGTGAAGGGGCGGCGGCAGCGGCACCctcaccaccacagccagcccctGCGCGCCAGCCCTGGCGGCAGCCGGGAGGATGTCAGCAGGCCCTGCCAGAGCTGGGCTGGCAGCCGCCAGGGCTCCAAGGAATGCCCCGGATGTGCACAGCTGGCTCCTGGCCCCACCCCTCGGGCCTTTGGTCTGGACCAGCCGCCTCTGCCTGAGACCTCTGGCCGCCGCAAGAAGCTGGAGAGGATGTACAGTGTTGACCGTGTGTCTG aCGACATCCCCATTCGTACCTGGTTCCCCAAGGAAAATCTTTTCAGCTTCCAGACAGCAACCACAACTATGCAAGC GAACTTCCGCAAACACCTGCGCATGGTCGGCAGCCGGAGGGTGAAGGCCCAGA CGTTCGCTGAGCGGCGCGAGCGGAGCTTCAGCCGGTCCTGGAGCGACCCCACCCCCATGAAAGCCGATACTTCCCACGACTCCCGAGACA GCAGTGACCTGCAGAGCTCCCACTGCACGCTGGACGAGGCCTTCGAGGACCTGGACTGGGACACAGAGAAGGGCCTGGAGGCCGTGGCGTGCGACACCGAGGGCTTCGTGCCACCAAAGGTCATG CTCATTTCCTCCAAGGTGCCCAAGGCTGAGTACATCCCCACCATCATCCGCCGGGACGACCCCTCCATCATCCCCATCCTCTAC GACCATGAGCACGCAACCTTCGAGGACATCCTTG AGGAGATAGAGAGGAAGCTGAATGTCTACCACAAGGGAGCCAAGATCTGGAAGATGCTGATTTTCTGCCAG GGAGGCCCTGGACACCTCTATCTGCTCAAGAACAAGGTGGCCACCTTTGCCAaagtggagaaggaagaggacATGATTCA CTTCTGGAAGCGGCTGAGCCGCCTGATGAGTAAAGTGAACCCAGAGCCGAACGTCATCCACATCATGGGCTGCTACATTCTGGGGAACCCCAATGGGGAGAAG CTGTTCCAGAACCTCAGGACCCTCATGACTCCTTATAGGGTCACCTTCGAGTCACCCCTGGAGCTCTCAGCCCAAG GGAAGCAGATGATCGAGACGTACTTTGACTTCCGGCTGTATCGCCTTTGGAAGAGCCGCCAGCACTCGAAGCTGCTGGACTTTGACGACGTCTTGTGA
- the NSMF gene encoding NMDA receptor synaptonuclear signaling and neuronal migration factor isoform X3, with amino-acid sequence MGAAASRRRALRSEAMSSVAAKVRAARAFGEYLSQSHPENRNGADHLLADAYSGHDGSPEMQPAPQNKRRLSLVSNGCYEGSLSEEPGIRKPAGEGPQPRVYTISGEPALLPSPEAEAIELAVVKGRRQRHPHHHSQPLRASPGGSREDVSRPCQSWAGSRQGSKECPGCAQLAPGPTPRAFGLDQPPLPETSGRRKKLERMYSVDRVSDRAFKGMFLKLWVAKGKVKPKKIKASSHQDRGLDDIPIRTWFPKENLFSFQTATTTMQAVFRGYAERKRRKRENDSASVIQRNFRKHLRMVGSRRVKAQSSDLQSSHCTLDEAFEDLDWDTEKGLEAVACDTEGFVPPKVMLISSKVPKAEYIPTIIRRDDPSIIPILYDHEHATFEDILEEIERKLNVYHKGAKIWKMLIFCQGGPGHLYLLKNKVATFAKVEKEEDMIHFWKRLSRLMSKVNPEPNVIHIMGCYILGNPNGEKLFQNLRTLMTPYRVTFESPLELSAQGKQMIETYFDFRLYRLWKSRQHSKLLDFDDVL; translated from the exons ATGGGCGCCGCCGCCTCCAGGAGGAGGGCGCTGAGGAGCGAGGCCATGTCCTCGGTGGCGGCCAAAGTGCG AGCAGCTCGAGCGTTTGGAGAGTACCTGTCCCAGAGTCACCCTGAGAACCGCAACGGCGCAG ATCACCTGCTGGCTGATGCCTACTCTGGCCACGACGGGTCCCCCGAGATGCAGCCGGCCCCCCAGAACAAGCGCCGCCTGTCCCTCGTCTCCAACGGCTGCTACGAGGGCAGCCTCTCAGAGGAGCCCGGCATTAGGAAGCCCGCAGGCGAGGGCCCCCAGCCTCGAGTGTACACCATCTCTGGGGAGCCTGCCCTGCTGCCCAGCCCCGAGGCGGAGGCCATTGAGCTGGCGGTGGTGAAGGGGCGGCGGCAGCGGCACCctcaccaccacagccagcccctGCGCGCCAGCCCTGGCGGCAGCCGGGAGGATGTCAGCAGGCCCTGCCAGAGCTGGGCTGGCAGCCGCCAGGGCTCCAAGGAATGCCCCGGATGTGCACAGCTGGCTCCTGGCCCCACCCCTCGGGCCTTTGGTCTGGACCAGCCGCCTCTGCCTGAGACCTCTGGCCGCCGCAAGAAGCTGGAGAGGATGTACAGTGTTGACCGTGTGTCTG ACCGTGCTTTCAAAGGAATGTTCCTCAAACTTTGGGTGGCCAAAGGGAAAGTTAagccaaaaaaaatcaaagcgTCAAGTCACCAAGACCGTGGTCTTG aCGACATCCCCATTCGTACCTGGTTCCCCAAGGAAAATCTTTTCAGCTTCCAGACAGCAACCACAACTATGCAAGC GGTGTTCAGGGGCTACGCGGAGAGGAAGCGCCGGAAACGGGAGAATGATTCCGCGTCTGTAATCCAGAG GAACTTCCGCAAACACCTGCGCATGGTCGGCAGCCGGAGGGTGAAGGCCCAGA GCAGTGACCTGCAGAGCTCCCACTGCACGCTGGACGAGGCCTTCGAGGACCTGGACTGGGACACAGAGAAGGGCCTGGAGGCCGTGGCGTGCGACACCGAGGGCTTCGTGCCACCAAAGGTCATG CTCATTTCCTCCAAGGTGCCCAAGGCTGAGTACATCCCCACCATCATCCGCCGGGACGACCCCTCCATCATCCCCATCCTCTAC GACCATGAGCACGCAACCTTCGAGGACATCCTTG AGGAGATAGAGAGGAAGCTGAATGTCTACCACAAGGGAGCCAAGATCTGGAAGATGCTGATTTTCTGCCAG GGAGGCCCTGGACACCTCTATCTGCTCAAGAACAAGGTGGCCACCTTTGCCAaagtggagaaggaagaggacATGATTCA CTTCTGGAAGCGGCTGAGCCGCCTGATGAGTAAAGTGAACCCAGAGCCGAACGTCATCCACATCATGGGCTGCTACATTCTGGGGAACCCCAATGGGGAGAAG CTGTTCCAGAACCTCAGGACCCTCATGACTCCTTATAGGGTCACCTTCGAGTCACCCCTGGAGCTCTCAGCCCAAG GGAAGCAGATGATCGAGACGTACTTTGACTTCCGGCTGTATCGCCTTTGGAAGAGCCGCCAGCACTCGAAGCTGCTGGACTTTGACGACGTCTTGTGA
- the NSMF gene encoding NMDA receptor synaptonuclear signaling and neuronal migration factor isoform X6, with product MQPAPQNKRRLSLVSNGCYEGSLSEEPGIRKPAGEGPQPRVYTISGEPALLPSPEAEAIELAVVKGRRQRHPHHHSQPLRASPGGSREDVSRPCQSWAGSRQGSKECPGCAQLAPGPTPRAFGLDQPPLPETSGRRKKLERMYSVDRVSDRAFKGMFLKLWVAKGKVKPKKIKASSHQDRGLDDIPIRTWFPKENLFSFQTATTTMQAVFRGYAERKRRKRENDSASVIQRNFRKHLRMVGSRRVKAQTFAERRERSFSRSWSDPTPMKADTSHDSRDSSDLQSSHCTLDEAFEDLDWDTEKGLEAVACDTEGFVPPKVMLISSKVPKAEYIPTIIRRDDPSIIPILYDHEHATFEDILEEIERKLNVYHKGAKIWKMLIFCQGGPGHLYLLKNKVATFAKVEKEEDMIHFWKRLSRLMSKVNPEPNVIHIMGCYILGNPNGEKLFQNLRTLMTPYRVTFESPLELSAQGKQMIETYFDFRLYRLWKSRQHSKLLDFDDVL from the exons ATGCAGCCGGCCCCCCAGAACAAGCGCCGCCTGTCCCTCGTCTCCAACGGCTGCTACGAGGGCAGCCTCTCAGAGGAGCCCGGCATTAGGAAGCCCGCAGGCGAGGGCCCCCAGCCTCGAGTGTACACCATCTCTGGGGAGCCTGCCCTGCTGCCCAGCCCCGAGGCGGAGGCCATTGAGCTGGCGGTGGTGAAGGGGCGGCGGCAGCGGCACCctcaccaccacagccagcccctGCGCGCCAGCCCTGGCGGCAGCCGGGAGGATGTCAGCAGGCCCTGCCAGAGCTGGGCTGGCAGCCGCCAGGGCTCCAAGGAATGCCCCGGATGTGCACAGCTGGCTCCTGGCCCCACCCCTCGGGCCTTTGGTCTGGACCAGCCGCCTCTGCCTGAGACCTCTGGCCGCCGCAAGAAGCTGGAGAGGATGTACAGTGTTGACCGTGTGTCTG ACCGTGCTTTCAAAGGAATGTTCCTCAAACTTTGGGTGGCCAAAGGGAAAGTTAagccaaaaaaaatcaaagcgTCAAGTCACCAAGACCGTGGTCTTG aCGACATCCCCATTCGTACCTGGTTCCCCAAGGAAAATCTTTTCAGCTTCCAGACAGCAACCACAACTATGCAAGC GGTGTTCAGGGGCTACGCGGAGAGGAAGCGCCGGAAACGGGAGAATGATTCCGCGTCTGTAATCCAGAG GAACTTCCGCAAACACCTGCGCATGGTCGGCAGCCGGAGGGTGAAGGCCCAGA CGTTCGCTGAGCGGCGCGAGCGGAGCTTCAGCCGGTCCTGGAGCGACCCCACCCCCATGAAAGCCGATACTTCCCACGACTCCCGAGACA GCAGTGACCTGCAGAGCTCCCACTGCACGCTGGACGAGGCCTTCGAGGACCTGGACTGGGACACAGAGAAGGGCCTGGAGGCCGTGGCGTGCGACACCGAGGGCTTCGTGCCACCAAAGGTCATG CTCATTTCCTCCAAGGTGCCCAAGGCTGAGTACATCCCCACCATCATCCGCCGGGACGACCCCTCCATCATCCCCATCCTCTAC GACCATGAGCACGCAACCTTCGAGGACATCCTTG AGGAGATAGAGAGGAAGCTGAATGTCTACCACAAGGGAGCCAAGATCTGGAAGATGCTGATTTTCTGCCAG GGAGGCCCTGGACACCTCTATCTGCTCAAGAACAAGGTGGCCACCTTTGCCAaagtggagaaggaagaggacATGATTCA CTTCTGGAAGCGGCTGAGCCGCCTGATGAGTAAAGTGAACCCAGAGCCGAACGTCATCCACATCATGGGCTGCTACATTCTGGGGAACCCCAATGGGGAGAAG CTGTTCCAGAACCTCAGGACCCTCATGACTCCTTATAGGGTCACCTTCGAGTCACCCCTGGAGCTCTCAGCCCAAG GGAAGCAGATGATCGAGACGTACTTTGACTTCCGGCTGTATCGCCTTTGGAAGAGCCGCCAGCACTCGAAGCTGCTGGACTTTGACGACGTCTTGTGA
- the NSMF gene encoding NMDA receptor synaptonuclear signaling and neuronal migration factor isoform X2: MGAAASRRRALRSEAMSSVAAKVRAARAFGEYLSQSHPENRNGADHLLADAYSGHDGSPEMQPAPQNKRRLSLVSNGCYEGSLSEEPGIRKPAGEGPQPRVYTISGEPALLPSPEAEAIELAVVKGRRQRHPHHHSQPLRASPGGSREDVSRPCQSWAGSRQGSKECPGCAQLAPGPTPRAFGLDQPPLPETSGRRKKLERMYSVDRVSDRAFKGMFLKLWVAKGKVKPKKIKASSHQDRGLDDIPIRTWFPKENLFSFQTATTTMQANFRKHLRMVGSRRVKAQTFAERRERSFSRSWSDPTPMKADTSHDSRDSSDLQSSHCTLDEAFEDLDWDTEKGLEAVACDTEGFVPPKVMLISSKVPKAEYIPTIIRRDDPSIIPILYDHEHATFEDILEEIERKLNVYHKGAKIWKMLIFCQGGPGHLYLLKNKVATFAKVEKEEDMIHFWKRLSRLMSKVNPEPNVIHIMGCYILGNPNGEKLFQNLRTLMTPYRVTFESPLELSAQGKQMIETYFDFRLYRLWKSRQHSKLLDFDDVL, from the exons ATGGGCGCCGCCGCCTCCAGGAGGAGGGCGCTGAGGAGCGAGGCCATGTCCTCGGTGGCGGCCAAAGTGCG AGCAGCTCGAGCGTTTGGAGAGTACCTGTCCCAGAGTCACCCTGAGAACCGCAACGGCGCAG ATCACCTGCTGGCTGATGCCTACTCTGGCCACGACGGGTCCCCCGAGATGCAGCCGGCCCCCCAGAACAAGCGCCGCCTGTCCCTCGTCTCCAACGGCTGCTACGAGGGCAGCCTCTCAGAGGAGCCCGGCATTAGGAAGCCCGCAGGCGAGGGCCCCCAGCCTCGAGTGTACACCATCTCTGGGGAGCCTGCCCTGCTGCCCAGCCCCGAGGCGGAGGCCATTGAGCTGGCGGTGGTGAAGGGGCGGCGGCAGCGGCACCctcaccaccacagccagcccctGCGCGCCAGCCCTGGCGGCAGCCGGGAGGATGTCAGCAGGCCCTGCCAGAGCTGGGCTGGCAGCCGCCAGGGCTCCAAGGAATGCCCCGGATGTGCACAGCTGGCTCCTGGCCCCACCCCTCGGGCCTTTGGTCTGGACCAGCCGCCTCTGCCTGAGACCTCTGGCCGCCGCAAGAAGCTGGAGAGGATGTACAGTGTTGACCGTGTGTCTG ACCGTGCTTTCAAAGGAATGTTCCTCAAACTTTGGGTGGCCAAAGGGAAAGTTAagccaaaaaaaatcaaagcgTCAAGTCACCAAGACCGTGGTCTTG aCGACATCCCCATTCGTACCTGGTTCCCCAAGGAAAATCTTTTCAGCTTCCAGACAGCAACCACAACTATGCAAGC GAACTTCCGCAAACACCTGCGCATGGTCGGCAGCCGGAGGGTGAAGGCCCAGA CGTTCGCTGAGCGGCGCGAGCGGAGCTTCAGCCGGTCCTGGAGCGACCCCACCCCCATGAAAGCCGATACTTCCCACGACTCCCGAGACA GCAGTGACCTGCAGAGCTCCCACTGCACGCTGGACGAGGCCTTCGAGGACCTGGACTGGGACACAGAGAAGGGCCTGGAGGCCGTGGCGTGCGACACCGAGGGCTTCGTGCCACCAAAGGTCATG CTCATTTCCTCCAAGGTGCCCAAGGCTGAGTACATCCCCACCATCATCCGCCGGGACGACCCCTCCATCATCCCCATCCTCTAC GACCATGAGCACGCAACCTTCGAGGACATCCTTG AGGAGATAGAGAGGAAGCTGAATGTCTACCACAAGGGAGCCAAGATCTGGAAGATGCTGATTTTCTGCCAG GGAGGCCCTGGACACCTCTATCTGCTCAAGAACAAGGTGGCCACCTTTGCCAaagtggagaaggaagaggacATGATTCA CTTCTGGAAGCGGCTGAGCCGCCTGATGAGTAAAGTGAACCCAGAGCCGAACGTCATCCACATCATGGGCTGCTACATTCTGGGGAACCCCAATGGGGAGAAG CTGTTCCAGAACCTCAGGACCCTCATGACTCCTTATAGGGTCACCTTCGAGTCACCCCTGGAGCTCTCAGCCCAAG GGAAGCAGATGATCGAGACGTACTTTGACTTCCGGCTGTATCGCCTTTGGAAGAGCCGCCAGCACTCGAAGCTGCTGGACTTTGACGACGTCTTGTGA